In Malus sylvestris chromosome 15, drMalSylv7.2, whole genome shotgun sequence, a single genomic region encodes these proteins:
- the LOC126603058 gene encoding uncharacterized protein LOC126603058, which translates to MGDSHHLQSNHGDDDSQLSPSTPVAQALVEDRPIPAKEAVHARPASKVGKPVVVSLVEAPPVLEKAVPSAEKTSAKPVAVILEESEGSDEVPLVSHLRSHRQPPPVSKAAVQVGLTTADHGQSPAGEPATAADAPVHLQDQDLQSVFEAAVRVGISTVDHGKRPVGEPEASAETPVHPQHHDINVGRGRRRRPSSVLGVIRGRPLKKVEAAAATVAKKKSAVSKRAEASWEVEFKALLSSTTGGAGPSVAVTEAANSTAQTRLQEVLSLSAS; encoded by the exons ATGGGAGATTCACATCATCTTCAGTCAAACCACGGGGACGACGACTCCCAGCTATCCCCTTCTACCCCCGTCGCCCAAGCCTTGGTCGAGGATCGGCCAATTCCGGCCAAGGAAGCGGTCCACGCACGGCCTGCTTCTAAGGTTGGGAAACCAGTTGTCGTTTCCTTGGTCGAGGCTCCACCTGTCTTAGAAAAGGCAGTCCCATCGGCCGAGAAAACTTCTGCAAAACCCGTGGCCGTCATTCTggaggagagtgaggggagcgacgaggtGCCTCTGGTGAGTCACCTTCGTTCCCATCGTCAACCTCCTCCCGTGTCCAAAGCGGCTGTCCAAGTCGGCCTTACGACGGCCGACCATGGCCAATCACCAGCCGGAGAGCCAGCAACGGCGGCGGACGCACCCGTTCACCTGCAAGACCAGGACCTCCAGTCCGTGTTTGAAGCTGCTGTCCGAGTCGGCATATCTACGGTCGACCACGGTAAACGACCTGTCGGGGAGCCAGAAGCGTCGGCGGAGACGCCCGTTCATCCGCAGCACCATGATATCAATGTGGGGCGCGGACGAAGACGCCGACCTTCGTCAGTCCTCGGGGTCATTC GTGGTCGACCGTTGAAAAAGGTAGAGGCGGCCGCCGCAACTGTGGCCAAGAAAAAATCGGCCGTCTCAAAAAGGGCAGAG GCCTCATGGGAAGTCGAATTCAAAGCCCTCCTGTCCAGCACAACTGGAGGGGCTGGTCCTTCGGTCGCTGTGACTGAAGCTGCTAATTCAACTGCTCAAACTCGGTTGCAAGAAGTTTTGTCGCTTTCGGCATCGTAA